In Amaranthus tricolor cultivar Red isolate AtriRed21 chromosome 3, ASM2621246v1, whole genome shotgun sequence, a single window of DNA contains:
- the LOC130807302 gene encoding uncharacterized protein LOC130807302 isoform X1 — MAKVFPLKALLLSAGVVSMAVILKVSAPVILDFLSDDLPLFWSLALPWLQPPFLYLLVNCIIITIVASSKLQPREPGYEVLKTPAMEKNLTPVNIPAVERVDSLLDVIDVNKEEDLVVFGYVDSPLVVKDDTAVRPSKIEFIGGEVKLEEDRENSGDGEEFLTSKSPKKITPVVLEYSPLSSAEKPPISARFSNRRSIKASPEGKAALGVSRLKKHETLESTWRTITEGRSMPLKRHLRKSETFAGSSPEKSPVRAMKKSETMDGGNSSPVMSGSRKLRKEPSLSQDELNRRVEAFIKKFNEEMRLQRQESLNQYREMINVRGSQ, encoded by the exons atggCGAAAGTGTTCCCGTTGAAAGCACTTTTACTATCTGCCGGCGTCGTTTCAATGGCTGTCATACTCAAAGTCTCAGCTCCGGTAATCCTAGATTTTCTCTCCGACGATCTTCCTCTGTTTTGGTCTTTGGCACTCCCATGGCTACAGCCACCGTTTTTATACCTTCTGGTTAACTGCATCATCATCACCATTGTTGCATCCTCTAAGCTTCAACCACGTGAGCCCGGGTACGAAGTATTGAAAACTCCGGCGATGGAGAAAAATTTAACTCCGGTGAATATTCCAGCGGTAGAGAGAGTTGATTCGCTTTTGGATGTGATTGATGTCAATAAGGAAGAGGATTTGGTTGTATTTGGATATGTGGATAGTCCACTTGTTGTCAAAGATGATACTGCCGTTAGGCCTTCTAAAATCGAGTTTATTGGAGGTGAAGTCAAGCTGGAAGAAGATAGAGAAAATTCTGGTGATGGTGAAGAGTTTTTGACATCGAAATCGCCGAAGAAAATTACGCCAGTAGTTTTGGAGTATTCTCCATTGTCTTCAGCTGAGAAACCGCCTATTTCTGCGAGATTTAGTAACCGGAGATCCATTAAAGCTAGTCCTGAAG GAAAAGCAGCACTTGGAGTATCAAGGCTGAAAAAGCATGAAACGCTAGAATCCACATGGAGGACAATAACAGAAGGAAGATCAATGCCGTTGAAACGGCACTTGAGGAAATCCGAAACTTTTGCCGGTTCATCACCGGAGAAATCTCCGGTGAGAGCGATGAAGAAATCAGAAACTATGGATGGTGGAAACTCGTCGCCGGTGATGAGTGGAAGTAGAAAGCTGAGGAAAGAACCGTCGTTGAGTCAGGATGAGTTGAATCGGCGAGTTGAAGCGTTTATCAAGAAGTTTAATGAGGAAATGCGGCTGCAGCGGCAAGAGTCGCTCAACCAATACAGGGAGATGATCAACGTTCGTGGGTCCCAGTAA
- the LOC130807302 gene encoding uncharacterized protein LOC130807302 isoform X2 has protein sequence MAKVFPLKALLLSAGVVSMAVILKVSAPVILDFLSDDLPLFWSLALPWLQPPFLYLLVNCIIITIVASSKLQPREPGYEVLKTPAMEKNLTPVNIPAVERVDSLLDVIDVNKEEDLVVFGYVDSPLVVKDDTAVRPSKIEFIGGEVKLEEDRENSGDGEEFLTSKSPKKITPVVLEYSPLSSAEKPPISARFSNRRSIKASPEALGVSRLKKHETLESTWRTITEGRSMPLKRHLRKSETFAGSSPEKSPVRAMKKSETMDGGNSSPVMSGSRKLRKEPSLSQDELNRRVEAFIKKFNEEMRLQRQESLNQYREMINVRGSQ, from the exons atggCGAAAGTGTTCCCGTTGAAAGCACTTTTACTATCTGCCGGCGTCGTTTCAATGGCTGTCATACTCAAAGTCTCAGCTCCGGTAATCCTAGATTTTCTCTCCGACGATCTTCCTCTGTTTTGGTCTTTGGCACTCCCATGGCTACAGCCACCGTTTTTATACCTTCTGGTTAACTGCATCATCATCACCATTGTTGCATCCTCTAAGCTTCAACCACGTGAGCCCGGGTACGAAGTATTGAAAACTCCGGCGATGGAGAAAAATTTAACTCCGGTGAATATTCCAGCGGTAGAGAGAGTTGATTCGCTTTTGGATGTGATTGATGTCAATAAGGAAGAGGATTTGGTTGTATTTGGATATGTGGATAGTCCACTTGTTGTCAAAGATGATACTGCCGTTAGGCCTTCTAAAATCGAGTTTATTGGAGGTGAAGTCAAGCTGGAAGAAGATAGAGAAAATTCTGGTGATGGTGAAGAGTTTTTGACATCGAAATCGCCGAAGAAAATTACGCCAGTAGTTTTGGAGTATTCTCCATTGTCTTCAGCTGAGAAACCGCCTATTTCTGCGAGATTTAGTAACCGGAGATCCATTAAAGCTAGTCCTGAAG CACTTGGAGTATCAAGGCTGAAAAAGCATGAAACGCTAGAATCCACATGGAGGACAATAACAGAAGGAAGATCAATGCCGTTGAAACGGCACTTGAGGAAATCCGAAACTTTTGCCGGTTCATCACCGGAGAAATCTCCGGTGAGAGCGATGAAGAAATCAGAAACTATGGATGGTGGAAACTCGTCGCCGGTGATGAGTGGAAGTAGAAAGCTGAGGAAAGAACCGTCGTTGAGTCAGGATGAGTTGAATCGGCGAGTTGAAGCGTTTATCAAGAAGTTTAATGAGGAAATGCGGCTGCAGCGGCAAGAGTCGCTCAACCAATACAGGGAGATGATCAACGTTCGTGGGTCCCAGTAA
- the LOC130807303 gene encoding ADP-ribosylation factor GTPase-activating protein AGD5-like isoform X2 codes for MNGKANVTKELNARHRKILEGLLKLPENRECADCKSKGPRWASVNLGIFICMQCSGIHRSLGVHISKVRSATLDTWLPEQVAFIHSMGNERANSYWESELPPNYDRVGIENFIRAKYEEKRWVSRDGRERSPYVGGDENTPSNQSRMEERNGHAYVDKPVNVHEERKSTLPTSNREARSAGRISIPSPPKGIEQSCMVLQQAAPAPSSQPEIPKLEATQDSDVNKQVANAPSAACPPKVDFAADLFNLLSMDNPSESPSGSANNNDNDWAGFQAAGPTSISENADAKKDVDSVKKFGSGIEDLFSDSSAPTTSVLQPQKDAKSDIMSLFEKSNIVSPFAVHQQQLAMLAQQQSLLMAAAAHVANGASKSPINMQQPGLNGTNMPAQNWPNLGYQFPGLTTPTAGQNELQKVAQLGTSQSMQTAGISPSFPAMSFYPMVQAMPVNGAAAAETSKNSAASAISTGTSTQKTNDYDFSALTQGLFTKR; via the exons ATTTTGGAAGGGCTTCTCAAGTTACCAGAGAATAGGGAATGCGCCGATTGCAAATCTAA AGGACCAAGATGGGCAAGTGTGAATTTGGGCATCTTTATTTGTATGCAATGTTCTGGAATCCACAGAAGTCTCGGGGTACATATCTCTAAG GTTAGATCAGCAACGCTTGACACATGGCTTCCTGAACAGGTTGCTTTTATTCATT CTATGGGGAATGAGAGGGCAAATAGTTACTGGGAATCTGAGTTACCTCCTAATTACGATCGAGTTGGAATCGAGAACTTCATTCGTGCAAA GTACGAAGAAAAGAGATGGGTTTCAAGGGATGGAAGAGAAAGATCACCATATGTTGGGGGGGACGAAAATACGCCTtctaatcaatcaagaatggagGAGAGGAATGGGCATGCATATGTTGATAAACCTGTAAATGTACACGAAGAGAGGAAAAGCACATTACCTACCAGTAATAGGGAGGCTAGATCAGCGGGAAGAATAAGCATCCCATCTCCTCCCAAAGGAATAGAACAA TCTTGTATGGTTTTACAACAGGCTGCTCCAGCTCCCTCGTCCCAACCTGAAATCCCAAAACTTGAAGCAACACAAGATTCAGACGTGAATAAGCAGGTGGCTAACGCACCTTCAGCTGCCTGTCCTCCCAAAGTTGATTTTGCTGCTGATCTTTTCAACTTACTATCCATGGACAACCCTAGTGAAAGTCCTTCTGGAAGtgcaaataataatgataatgattggGCAGGATTCCAGG CTGCTGGCCCAACATCTATATCTGAGAACGCTGATGCAAAGAAGGATGTTGATAGTGTCAAGAAATTTGGTTCCGGAATTGAAGATCTATTCAGTGATTCTTCAGCGCCCACTACTTCAGTTTTGCAGCCACAGAAAGATGCGAAATCAGATATTATGAGTCTTTTTGAGAAG TCCAATATAGTATCACCATTTGCTGTTCATCAACAGCAACTAGCAATGCTAGCACAGCAACAGAGTCTTCTTATGGCCGCAGCCGCTCATGTGGCTAACGGGGCTTCAAAGTCACCCATCAATATGCAACAACCTGGATTGAACGGCACCAATATGCCAGCTCAAAACTGGCCGAATCTTGGGTATCAATTTCCTGGGTTAACTACACCAACAGCTGGCCAGAATGAattgcaaaaagtagctcag TTGGGGACGTCTCAATCAATGCAGACAGCTGGGATTTCTCCCTCTTTCCCAGCAATGAG TTTCTATCCTATGGTTCAAGCCATGCCTGTGAATGGGGCAGCTGCTGCTGAAACAAGTAAAAATTCTGCAGCATCTGCAATTTCGACAGGGACTTCGACTCAAAAGACAAATGATTATGACTTCTCGGCGTTAACACAAGGATTGTTTACAAAGCGATAA
- the LOC130807303 gene encoding ADP-ribosylation factor GTPase-activating protein AGD5-like isoform X4, which produces MNGKANVTKELNARHRKILEGLLKLPENRECADCKSKGPRWASVNLGIFICMQCSGIHRSLGVHISKVRSATLDTWLPEQVAFIHSMGNERANSYWESELPPNYDRVGIENFIRAKYEEKRWVSRDGRERSPYVGGDENTPSNQSRMEERNGHAYVDKPVNVHEERKSTLPTSNREARSAGRISIPSPPKGIEQAAPAPSSQPEIPKLEATQDSDVNKQVANAPSAACPPKVDFAADLFNLLSMDNPSESPSGSANNNDNDWAGFQAAGPTSISENADAKKDVDSVKKFGSGIEDLFSDSSAPTTSVLQPQKDAKSDIMSLFEKSNIVSPFAVHQQQLAMLAQQQSLLMAAAAHVANGASKSPINMQQPGLNGTNMPAQNWPNLGYQFPGLTTPTAGQNELQKVAQLGTSQSMQTAGISPSFPAMSFYPMVQAMPVNGAAAAETSKNSAASAISTGTSTQKTNDYDFSALTQGLFTKR; this is translated from the exons ATTTTGGAAGGGCTTCTCAAGTTACCAGAGAATAGGGAATGCGCCGATTGCAAATCTAA AGGACCAAGATGGGCAAGTGTGAATTTGGGCATCTTTATTTGTATGCAATGTTCTGGAATCCACAGAAGTCTCGGGGTACATATCTCTAAG GTTAGATCAGCAACGCTTGACACATGGCTTCCTGAACAGGTTGCTTTTATTCATT CTATGGGGAATGAGAGGGCAAATAGTTACTGGGAATCTGAGTTACCTCCTAATTACGATCGAGTTGGAATCGAGAACTTCATTCGTGCAAA GTACGAAGAAAAGAGATGGGTTTCAAGGGATGGAAGAGAAAGATCACCATATGTTGGGGGGGACGAAAATACGCCTtctaatcaatcaagaatggagGAGAGGAATGGGCATGCATATGTTGATAAACCTGTAAATGTACACGAAGAGAGGAAAAGCACATTACCTACCAGTAATAGGGAGGCTAGATCAGCGGGAAGAATAAGCATCCCATCTCCTCCCAAAGGAATAGAACAA GCTGCTCCAGCTCCCTCGTCCCAACCTGAAATCCCAAAACTTGAAGCAACACAAGATTCAGACGTGAATAAGCAGGTGGCTAACGCACCTTCAGCTGCCTGTCCTCCCAAAGTTGATTTTGCTGCTGATCTTTTCAACTTACTATCCATGGACAACCCTAGTGAAAGTCCTTCTGGAAGtgcaaataataatgataatgattggGCAGGATTCCAGG CTGCTGGCCCAACATCTATATCTGAGAACGCTGATGCAAAGAAGGATGTTGATAGTGTCAAGAAATTTGGTTCCGGAATTGAAGATCTATTCAGTGATTCTTCAGCGCCCACTACTTCAGTTTTGCAGCCACAGAAAGATGCGAAATCAGATATTATGAGTCTTTTTGAGAAG TCCAATATAGTATCACCATTTGCTGTTCATCAACAGCAACTAGCAATGCTAGCACAGCAACAGAGTCTTCTTATGGCCGCAGCCGCTCATGTGGCTAACGGGGCTTCAAAGTCACCCATCAATATGCAACAACCTGGATTGAACGGCACCAATATGCCAGCTCAAAACTGGCCGAATCTTGGGTATCAATTTCCTGGGTTAACTACACCAACAGCTGGCCAGAATGAattgcaaaaagtagctcag TTGGGGACGTCTCAATCAATGCAGACAGCTGGGATTTCTCCCTCTTTCCCAGCAATGAG TTTCTATCCTATGGTTCAAGCCATGCCTGTGAATGGGGCAGCTGCTGCTGAAACAAGTAAAAATTCTGCAGCATCTGCAATTTCGACAGGGACTTCGACTCAAAAGACAAATGATTATGACTTCTCGGCGTTAACACAAGGATTGTTTACAAAGCGATAA
- the LOC130807303 gene encoding ADP-ribosylation factor GTPase-activating protein AGD5-like isoform X3, producing the protein MNGKANVTKELNARHRKILEGLLKLPENRECADCKSKGPRWASVNLGIFICMQCSGIHRSLGVHISKVRSATLDTWLPEQVAFIHSMGNERANSYWESELPPNYDRVGIENFIRAKYEEKRWVSRDGRERSPYVGGDENTPSNQSRMEERNGHAYVDKPVNVHEERKSTLPTSNREARSAGRISIPSPPKGIEQAAPAPSSQPEIPKLEATQDSDVNKQVANAPSAACPPKVDFAADLFNLLSMDNPSESPSGSANNNDNDWAGFQAAGPTSISENADAKKDVDSVKKFGSGIEDLFSDSSAPTTSVLQPQKDAKSDIMSLFEKSNIVSPFAVHQQQLAMLAQQQSLLMAAAAHVANGASKSPINMQQPGLNGTNMPAQNWPNLGYQFPGLTTPTAGQNELQKVAQQLGTSQSMQTAGISPSFPAMSFYPMVQAMPVNGAAAAETSKNSAASAISTGTSTQKTNDYDFSALTQGLFTKR; encoded by the exons ATTTTGGAAGGGCTTCTCAAGTTACCAGAGAATAGGGAATGCGCCGATTGCAAATCTAA AGGACCAAGATGGGCAAGTGTGAATTTGGGCATCTTTATTTGTATGCAATGTTCTGGAATCCACAGAAGTCTCGGGGTACATATCTCTAAG GTTAGATCAGCAACGCTTGACACATGGCTTCCTGAACAGGTTGCTTTTATTCATT CTATGGGGAATGAGAGGGCAAATAGTTACTGGGAATCTGAGTTACCTCCTAATTACGATCGAGTTGGAATCGAGAACTTCATTCGTGCAAA GTACGAAGAAAAGAGATGGGTTTCAAGGGATGGAAGAGAAAGATCACCATATGTTGGGGGGGACGAAAATACGCCTtctaatcaatcaagaatggagGAGAGGAATGGGCATGCATATGTTGATAAACCTGTAAATGTACACGAAGAGAGGAAAAGCACATTACCTACCAGTAATAGGGAGGCTAGATCAGCGGGAAGAATAAGCATCCCATCTCCTCCCAAAGGAATAGAACAA GCTGCTCCAGCTCCCTCGTCCCAACCTGAAATCCCAAAACTTGAAGCAACACAAGATTCAGACGTGAATAAGCAGGTGGCTAACGCACCTTCAGCTGCCTGTCCTCCCAAAGTTGATTTTGCTGCTGATCTTTTCAACTTACTATCCATGGACAACCCTAGTGAAAGTCCTTCTGGAAGtgcaaataataatgataatgattggGCAGGATTCCAGG CTGCTGGCCCAACATCTATATCTGAGAACGCTGATGCAAAGAAGGATGTTGATAGTGTCAAGAAATTTGGTTCCGGAATTGAAGATCTATTCAGTGATTCTTCAGCGCCCACTACTTCAGTTTTGCAGCCACAGAAAGATGCGAAATCAGATATTATGAGTCTTTTTGAGAAG TCCAATATAGTATCACCATTTGCTGTTCATCAACAGCAACTAGCAATGCTAGCACAGCAACAGAGTCTTCTTATGGCCGCAGCCGCTCATGTGGCTAACGGGGCTTCAAAGTCACCCATCAATATGCAACAACCTGGATTGAACGGCACCAATATGCCAGCTCAAAACTGGCCGAATCTTGGGTATCAATTTCCTGGGTTAACTACACCAACAGCTGGCCAGAATGAattgcaaaaagtagctcag CAGTTGGGGACGTCTCAATCAATGCAGACAGCTGGGATTTCTCCCTCTTTCCCAGCAATGAG TTTCTATCCTATGGTTCAAGCCATGCCTGTGAATGGGGCAGCTGCTGCTGAAACAAGTAAAAATTCTGCAGCATCTGCAATTTCGACAGGGACTTCGACTCAAAAGACAAATGATTATGACTTCTCGGCGTTAACACAAGGATTGTTTACAAAGCGATAA
- the LOC130807303 gene encoding ADP-ribosylation factor GTPase-activating protein AGD5-like isoform X1: MNGKANVTKELNARHRKILEGLLKLPENRECADCKSKGPRWASVNLGIFICMQCSGIHRSLGVHISKVRSATLDTWLPEQVAFIHSMGNERANSYWESELPPNYDRVGIENFIRAKYEEKRWVSRDGRERSPYVGGDENTPSNQSRMEERNGHAYVDKPVNVHEERKSTLPTSNREARSAGRISIPSPPKGIEQSCMVLQQAAPAPSSQPEIPKLEATQDSDVNKQVANAPSAACPPKVDFAADLFNLLSMDNPSESPSGSANNNDNDWAGFQAAGPTSISENADAKKDVDSVKKFGSGIEDLFSDSSAPTTSVLQPQKDAKSDIMSLFEKSNIVSPFAVHQQQLAMLAQQQSLLMAAAAHVANGASKSPINMQQPGLNGTNMPAQNWPNLGYQFPGLTTPTAGQNELQKVAQQLGTSQSMQTAGISPSFPAMSFYPMVQAMPVNGAAAAETSKNSAASAISTGTSTQKTNDYDFSALTQGLFTKR, encoded by the exons ATTTTGGAAGGGCTTCTCAAGTTACCAGAGAATAGGGAATGCGCCGATTGCAAATCTAA AGGACCAAGATGGGCAAGTGTGAATTTGGGCATCTTTATTTGTATGCAATGTTCTGGAATCCACAGAAGTCTCGGGGTACATATCTCTAAG GTTAGATCAGCAACGCTTGACACATGGCTTCCTGAACAGGTTGCTTTTATTCATT CTATGGGGAATGAGAGGGCAAATAGTTACTGGGAATCTGAGTTACCTCCTAATTACGATCGAGTTGGAATCGAGAACTTCATTCGTGCAAA GTACGAAGAAAAGAGATGGGTTTCAAGGGATGGAAGAGAAAGATCACCATATGTTGGGGGGGACGAAAATACGCCTtctaatcaatcaagaatggagGAGAGGAATGGGCATGCATATGTTGATAAACCTGTAAATGTACACGAAGAGAGGAAAAGCACATTACCTACCAGTAATAGGGAGGCTAGATCAGCGGGAAGAATAAGCATCCCATCTCCTCCCAAAGGAATAGAACAA TCTTGTATGGTTTTACAACAGGCTGCTCCAGCTCCCTCGTCCCAACCTGAAATCCCAAAACTTGAAGCAACACAAGATTCAGACGTGAATAAGCAGGTGGCTAACGCACCTTCAGCTGCCTGTCCTCCCAAAGTTGATTTTGCTGCTGATCTTTTCAACTTACTATCCATGGACAACCCTAGTGAAAGTCCTTCTGGAAGtgcaaataataatgataatgattggGCAGGATTCCAGG CTGCTGGCCCAACATCTATATCTGAGAACGCTGATGCAAAGAAGGATGTTGATAGTGTCAAGAAATTTGGTTCCGGAATTGAAGATCTATTCAGTGATTCTTCAGCGCCCACTACTTCAGTTTTGCAGCCACAGAAAGATGCGAAATCAGATATTATGAGTCTTTTTGAGAAG TCCAATATAGTATCACCATTTGCTGTTCATCAACAGCAACTAGCAATGCTAGCACAGCAACAGAGTCTTCTTATGGCCGCAGCCGCTCATGTGGCTAACGGGGCTTCAAAGTCACCCATCAATATGCAACAACCTGGATTGAACGGCACCAATATGCCAGCTCAAAACTGGCCGAATCTTGGGTATCAATTTCCTGGGTTAACTACACCAACAGCTGGCCAGAATGAattgcaaaaagtagctcag CAGTTGGGGACGTCTCAATCAATGCAGACAGCTGGGATTTCTCCCTCTTTCCCAGCAATGAG TTTCTATCCTATGGTTCAAGCCATGCCTGTGAATGGGGCAGCTGCTGCTGAAACAAGTAAAAATTCTGCAGCATCTGCAATTTCGACAGGGACTTCGACTCAAAAGACAAATGATTATGACTTCTCGGCGTTAACACAAGGATTGTTTACAAAGCGATAA